The following coding sequences lie in one Alicyclobacillus curvatus genomic window:
- a CDS encoding xanthine dehydrogenase family protein: MADMASRPQFTGSRVTRLEDARLLSGQGRYLDDVDFPGMLEVAFVRSNRAAAKIVSIDIEAAKQLPGVKAVWTNDNCPLEITNAGFKTTQYALAKNEVRYVGEPVVAIAAENRYVAEDAADLVRIRYEELEPVLDVRIAPLESTRQVHEGRSNMFFHRDRKTDGFDDAFNAAPHRLKDTFTFHRQTGAAMENRGFAALTDPFTGRLTCYCGHQSPHELRSELCEMLGMEENMVRVVVPEVGGAFGIKAAMYPEYLVVSWMALKLRRPVKWISDRQESFLSDVHARDGVHDVEVAFDDDGKIIALYDHMMADQGAYAAVPFPGSIGETVTAANVLTGPYKIPHQATVIDCSFSNKMPLGAYRGVWGPIASFIQEGVVDRVARHLGKDPAEVRRVNMIQEEDFPYKNPSRMLYDKGSYLQSMEDALRLIGYEDFRAKQAEYRKQGRYLGVGISVFVEPTASASSEAGSVGYEAATLRIEPTGTVTAALGLGPSGQGHETTMAQLIADQLGVDIKDVVVLHGDTDSAPFGGGTGGSRSGTIGGGAAITAGKEMREKLIKLAAHVLEAGEEDIELRDGKAFVAGVPARALTVKELAQIAYTHVAKLPEGMKPGLEIVTRYQPPFKVSFSNGTHIAVVEVHPDTGHIETLDYAVVNDCGNLINPTIVEGQIHGGVAQGIGEAFLEELKYDENGQLVTTSMQDYLLPASVEVPRMKIEHIETPSASEGGFKGMGEGSLIAAPAALAAAVSDALEPFGVMVNSMPVTPAQVIEWVSEGNPAVGAD; the protein is encoded by the coding sequence ATGGCCGACATGGCTTCACGTCCCCAATTTACGGGGAGTCGAGTCACTCGTTTAGAAGACGCACGCCTGCTCTCAGGACAAGGGCGCTATCTGGATGACGTGGATTTTCCAGGGATGCTGGAGGTCGCGTTTGTCCGCTCCAATCGTGCCGCTGCGAAGATTGTCTCGATTGACATCGAGGCAGCCAAACAGTTGCCGGGGGTCAAGGCAGTGTGGACGAATGACAACTGCCCGCTCGAAATCACAAACGCCGGCTTCAAAACGACACAGTACGCGCTCGCGAAAAATGAAGTCCGCTATGTCGGTGAACCTGTCGTTGCGATTGCAGCAGAGAACCGGTACGTGGCTGAGGATGCCGCAGACCTCGTGAGAATCCGCTATGAAGAGCTTGAACCGGTCCTTGACGTCCGGATTGCGCCGCTCGAGTCCACGCGCCAAGTGCACGAGGGTCGGTCGAACATGTTTTTCCATCGAGACAGGAAGACGGATGGCTTCGACGATGCATTTAATGCTGCACCGCATCGCTTGAAGGATACATTCACGTTCCATCGGCAAACCGGCGCGGCGATGGAGAACCGCGGCTTTGCTGCCCTGACCGATCCGTTCACAGGCCGCCTGACCTGCTACTGCGGCCATCAGAGCCCGCATGAACTGCGCAGCGAGCTGTGTGAAATGCTCGGCATGGAAGAAAACATGGTCCGCGTTGTCGTGCCTGAGGTCGGCGGCGCGTTTGGAATTAAGGCCGCGATGTACCCAGAGTATCTTGTGGTCTCCTGGATGGCTCTGAAACTGCGCCGTCCTGTGAAATGGATCAGCGACCGACAAGAGTCGTTCCTCTCCGACGTCCATGCTCGTGACGGCGTTCACGACGTTGAGGTGGCTTTCGATGACGACGGCAAGATTATTGCACTCTATGACCACATGATGGCTGACCAGGGTGCCTATGCGGCTGTGCCGTTCCCGGGCTCGATTGGTGAAACGGTCACTGCGGCAAACGTGTTGACCGGGCCATACAAGATTCCGCATCAGGCGACGGTGATTGACTGCTCTTTCTCGAACAAGATGCCGCTTGGCGCATATCGCGGCGTGTGGGGACCGATTGCCTCGTTCATTCAGGAAGGCGTCGTCGACCGCGTGGCACGTCATCTTGGCAAGGACCCGGCGGAGGTCAGACGGGTCAACATGATTCAGGAAGAAGATTTCCCGTACAAGAACCCGTCCCGCATGCTCTACGACAAGGGTTCGTACCTGCAGTCGATGGAGGATGCGCTCCGTCTGATTGGCTACGAAGACTTCCGCGCGAAGCAGGCTGAGTACCGTAAGCAAGGCCGCTACCTCGGCGTCGGCATCTCTGTCTTCGTTGAGCCGACAGCGTCCGCCAGTTCAGAAGCCGGTAGTGTCGGCTATGAAGCGGCGACTCTGCGCATTGAACCAACCGGTACCGTGACGGCAGCACTCGGCCTCGGCCCATCGGGTCAGGGTCACGAAACCACGATGGCGCAGTTGATTGCCGACCAACTCGGTGTTGACATCAAAGACGTCGTCGTGCTGCACGGTGACACGGACAGTGCTCCGTTTGGCGGTGGAACAGGCGGCAGCCGTTCCGGCACCATCGGCGGTGGCGCAGCCATCACGGCGGGCAAAGAGATGCGCGAGAAGCTCATCAAACTTGCGGCTCACGTCCTCGAAGCTGGCGAAGAGGACATTGAACTGCGCGATGGCAAAGCCTTCGTTGCAGGCGTGCCAGCTCGAGCTTTGACCGTCAAGGAGCTTGCACAGATTGCATACACGCACGTGGCAAAACTCCCGGAAGGGATGAAGCCAGGACTCGAGATTGTGACCCGTTATCAACCGCCGTTTAAGGTCAGTTTCTCAAACGGCACACATATTGCGGTGGTCGAAGTCCATCCCGACACGGGTCACATTGAGACGCTCGATTACGCAGTAGTGAACGACTGCGGCAACCTGATTAACCCGACGATTGTTGAGGGGCAGATTCACGGTGGTGTCGCACAAGGCATCGGTGAGGCCTTCCTCGAAGAACTGAAGTACGACGAAAACGGACAGCTCGTCACCACCTCCATGCAGGATTATCTGCTGCCTGCAAGCGTTGAGGTGCCAAGAATGAAAATCGAGCACATCGAAACCCCATCCGCATCCGAAGGTGGGTTCAAGGGAATGGGCGAAGGATCGCTCATTGCTGCTCCGGCAGCTCTCGCCGCTGCGGTGTCGGATGCTCTCGAGCCGTTTGGCGTGATGGTCAACTCCATGCCTGTCACACCCGCACAGGTCATTGAGTGGGTGTCAGAGGGCAACCCTGCGGTGGGCGCGGACTGA
- a CDS encoding IS256 family transposase, whose amino-acid sequence MTSVHELGTSDLMEILVKDFVKEKLELIMREEIDNFLKVEYEGKRPSRNGTYGRSLETRFGKIENLRVPRDRKDAFQTRVFAPYQRREGWLEEAVIHMYKGGMSTRDIAKFIEGMFGTQYSPTTISNITSTVLEDIEAWQQRPLDKRYSVIYLDGIYIKLKRNTVSSEVIYLAMGINEDGYRQILGFYVGGKESANGWRDVLKDLYRRGAKEVLLGVFDGLPGLEEAFRETYPRADVQHCIVHKVRSTFPKIRVKDKVEFIGDLKTIYTALDRDLALAAFDTVKSKWSKTYPKEIQSWEDQLSTLLTFYKFPKLIRGSIYTSNAIERTNKELRKRFRPMNSLTNMDAAEKIIYLEVTTYNEKWSTRVIRGFGDAETKTELKRMYEERYPSMSEVSAQE is encoded by the coding sequence AATATGAGGGCAAGCGTCCCAGCCGAAACGGAACCTATGGTCGCTCCCTAGAAACACGGTTTGGAAAAATAGAGAATTTGCGGGTTCCCCGAGACCGTAAGGACGCCTTTCAAACTCGAGTGTTTGCGCCATACCAGCGTCGAGAGGGCTGGTTAGAAGAGGCTGTCATTCACATGTATAAGGGTGGGATGAGTACCCGCGACATCGCAAAATTCATCGAAGGCATGTTTGGCACGCAGTACTCCCCAACGACCATCAGTAACATCACGAGTACCGTCTTGGAAGATATCGAAGCATGGCAGCAACGTCCATTAGATAAACGCTATTCCGTGATTTATTTGGACGGCATCTATATCAAACTTAAGCGCAACACGGTGAGCAGTGAAGTCATCTATCTGGCGATGGGCATCAACGAAGATGGATATCGACAGATCCTCGGCTTCTACGTTGGCGGAAAAGAAAGCGCCAATGGCTGGAGGGATGTGCTCAAGGACCTGTATCGTCGCGGAGCGAAGGAGGTCTTGCTGGGGGTATTTGACGGGTTACCTGGCCTGGAAGAAGCGTTTCGAGAAACGTACCCAAGGGCAGACGTTCAACACTGCATCGTACACAAGGTGCGCAGTACGTTCCCGAAAATTCGAGTCAAGGACAAGGTTGAGTTTATCGGCGACCTCAAAACGATTTATACCGCATTGGATAGGGACTTAGCCTTGGCAGCGTTCGATACGGTCAAGAGCAAGTGGAGTAAAACCTATCCGAAAGAAATTCAATCGTGGGAAGACCAACTTTCAACGCTACTGACGTTTTACAAATTTCCAAAGCTGATTCGCGGGTCCATCTACACATCCAACGCAATCGAGCGGACGAACAAAGAGCTACGCAAGAGGTTTCGACCGATGAACAGCTTAACGAACATGGATGCAGCTGAGAAAATCATCTATCTTGAAGTCACGACTTATAACGAGAAATGGAGCACAAGAGTCATCCGTGGCTTCGGGGATGCGGAAACGAAGACAGAGCTGAAGCGAATGTATGAGGAACGCTACCCAAGCATGTCAGAAGTCTCTGCGCAGGAATAA